A stretch of Lathyrus oleraceus cultivar Zhongwan6 chromosome 6, CAAS_Psat_ZW6_1.0, whole genome shotgun sequence DNA encodes these proteins:
- the LOC127094115 gene encoding uncharacterized protein LOC127094115, which produces MEDVEAYETNNRPRSVTTLSKSIMIVPDRDDVDKNIHVLISQVLGIDLKTNVVPDVSTSLAQHDNNTENPRDKSDVNAPTLSPEKSKDKERSREMTDDLGDKDKNPVEKNDQPTDIVNIEELDSYDIPIGQRLAPGIAKMLNNIRGQVVESSITPSKSVRNKDNVGPNKRWSKVVTSVSKKKSLKRKEFPSKSSKSDHEVEHNVQDIISTSRRQASGKKIRANIFEVPINNISFHSVENFEKWKFVYQRRLALESELGKYAFEFKEVMNLIQGDELMKTVTVFGKCYEMLVR; this is translated from the coding sequence ATGGAAGATGTTGAAGCCTATGAAACCAACAATAGACCTAGATCTGTAACTACCTTGAGTAAATCCATCATGATTGTTCCTGACAGAGACGATGTTGATAAGAATATTCATGTTTTGATCTCTCAAGTGTTGGGTATTGACCTTAAGACTAATGTCGTGCCGGATGTCTCCACATCCTTGGCCCAACATGATAACAACACTGAGAACCCCAGGGATAAATCTGATGTTAATGCACCTACTCTGTCTCCTGAGAAATCGAAAGACAAAGAAAGGTCTAGAGAAATGACTGATGATCTGGGTGACAAAGATAAAAACCCTGTTGAGAAAAATGATCAACCCACTGACATAGTAAATATTGAGGAACTGGACTCTTATGATATTCCTATCGGCCAAAGACTGGCTCCTGGTATAGCTAAAATGTTGAATAACATAAGAGGTCAAGTTGTTGAATCCTCCATCACACCCTCCAAATCTGTCAGGAACAAAGATAATGTTGGTCCCAACAAAAGATGGAGCAAGGTGGTTACTTCTGTGTCTAAGAAGAAATCCCTGAAAAGAAAGGAATTTCCCTCTAAGTCTAGTAAATCTGATCATGAAGTCGAACACAATGTTCAGGACATCATCTCTACTTCCAGAAGGCAAGCCTCTGGGAAGAAGATACGAGCTAATATTTTTGAAGTTCCAATTAACAATATTTCATTTCACTCAGTGGAGAATTttgaaaaatggaaatttgtttATCAAAGAAGATTAGCACTGGAAAGTGAATTAGGGAAATATGCTTTTGAATTTAAAGAGGTGATGAATCTTATTCAAGGGGATGAATTAATGAAAACTGTAACTGTTTTTGGCAAGTGCTATGAAATGCTTGTCAGATAA